One window of the Carnobacterium maltaromaticum DSM 20342 genome contains the following:
- the rsfS gene encoding ribosome silencing factor, translated as MTLSSEEVLKIAVKAGDDKRAEDIMALDVRTISILADYFVVMHGNSEKQVEAIMNEVIDNAEAAHVEVKRVEGRDSAKWILIDLGDVVVHVFHYSERAFYNLEKLWSDAPLVDISEMVS; from the coding sequence TTGACATTATCAAGCGAAGAAGTATTAAAAATTGCCGTAAAGGCAGGAGACGACAAGCGTGCTGAGGATATTATGGCCTTAGATGTACGTACAATTTCAATCTTGGCAGACTATTTTGTCGTTATGCACGGAAATAGTGAAAAACAAGTTGAAGCAATTATGAATGAAGTGATTGACAATGCAGAAGCAGCTCATGTTGAAGTGAAACGAGTTGAAGGACGCGATTCAGCGAAATGGATTTTAATTGATTTAGGTGATGTAGTTGTTCATGTCTTCCATTATTCAGAACGTGCTTTTTACAACTTAGAAAAATTATGGAGTGACGCTCCACTAGTTGATATTAGTGAAATGGTCAGCTAA
- a CDS encoding class I SAM-dependent DNA methyltransferase, which produces MSYQTFAQVYDAIMDDSLYEDWLSFVQQEIKNEGQSLLELACGTGALAVTLKEAGFDVTGLDLSENMLSLANERALKKGLKLPLLEGNMLDLSEIGHYKVVTCFSDSICYMPDDEAVLKVFQEVFSILENGGIFLFDVHSTYQIDEIFPGYMYNDQSEEISFLWTSYEGENPHSIEHDLTFYVLNAETSLYERFDERHYERTYPIEDFLTMLKVAGFSRVKVTTDFGRAAVTKESTRWFFTCEKD; this is translated from the coding sequence ATGAGTTATCAAACTTTTGCTCAAGTTTATGATGCAATTATGGATGATTCATTATATGAAGACTGGCTATCCTTCGTTCAACAAGAAATCAAGAACGAGGGACAAAGTCTTCTTGAATTAGCTTGCGGAACAGGTGCTTTAGCTGTGACATTGAAAGAAGCTGGATTTGATGTAACGGGTTTAGACTTATCAGAGAACATGTTAAGTTTAGCGAATGAACGCGCGCTGAAAAAAGGGCTAAAGCTACCTTTATTGGAAGGCAACATGCTTGATTTATCTGAGATAGGTCACTATAAAGTGGTGACTTGTTTTTCCGATTCAATTTGCTATATGCCAGATGACGAAGCTGTTTTAAAAGTTTTCCAAGAAGTTTTTTCAATTTTAGAAAATGGTGGAATATTCCTATTTGATGTCCATTCAACGTACCAAATTGACGAAATTTTTCCAGGTTATATGTATAATGACCAATCCGAAGAAATCAGTTTTTTATGGACGAGCTACGAAGGTGAAAACCCACATAGCATTGAACATGACTTAACCTTTTACGTTTTAAATGCAGAAACATCTTTGTATGAGCGCTTTGATGAACGCCATTACGAGCGAACATACCCAATTGAAGACTTTCTAACCATGTTAAAAGTAGCAGGTTTCAGTCGTGTAAAAGTAACCACAGATTTTGGGAGAGCAGCTGTTACAAAAGAAAGCACAAGATGGTTCTTCACCTGTGAAAAAGATTAA